A window of the Arachis duranensis cultivar V14167 chromosome 5, aradu.V14167.gnm2.J7QH, whole genome shotgun sequence genome harbors these coding sequences:
- the LOC107491232 gene encoding uncharacterized protein LOC107491232 isoform X2 has product MSSVHVDIADDAAAAATDGFYSPAKQKAANRRPTVLTIQRARQTLCAAKVKLILAVLTFSFIIYVSSKLSSFMGWNPHYPSFVSSPSRGGYTVLINSWKQSSVLKQSVAHYASCRSVERIHVSWSGSEPPSEKLIARLNEIAVLKSEGAQKADFIFEVISGDQLASRFRPKSYPNTDAIFSVDDNVIVPCPSLDFAFSVWQTAPLSMVGFVPRTHSVNKEDGGQFGGRELIPWFSQRLHSFTGNTWTFMLICLRRFRTMLLTRGVVKTSQCPSSLLMLQVLLRYGSKAKSMRLGHLPLAV; this is encoded by the exons ATGTCCTCCGTCCACGTCGACATCGCCGACGATGCTGCCGCCGCAGCCACCGACGGTTTTTATTCTCCGGCCAAGCAGAAGGCCGCGAACCGCCGCCCCACCGTCCTCACCATCCAGCGGGCGAGGCAGACCCTCTGCGCCGCCAAGGTGAAGCTCATCCTTGCGGTTCTCACCTTCTCCTTCATCATTTACGTCTCCTCCAAGCTCAGCTCCTTCATGGGTTGGAACCCTCACTATCCTTCATTCGTTTCTTCTCCCTCAAG GGGTGGCTATACTGTGCTGATAAACAGTTGGAAGCAGAGCTCCGTCCTTAAACAATCTGTTGCTCATTATGCATCATGTCGTAGTGTTGAAAGAATACATGTGTCATGGAGTGGAAGTGAACCACCATCGGAGAAGCTGATAGCCCGTCTAAATGAGATTGCTGTTCTGAAGTCCGAGGGAGCTCAGAAAGCAGACTTTATATTTGAGGTCATTTCGGGAGATCAATTAGCCAGCAGGTTTAGGCCAAAAAGCTACCCCAACACTGATGCGATTTTCTCAGTTGATGACAATGTGATTGTTCCGTGCCCTTCTCTGGATTTTGCTTTCTCTGTCTGGCAAACTGCTCCATTGTCAATGGTGGGATTCGTTCCTCGAACACACTCAGTAAATAAGGAG gATGGTGGTCAGTTTGGTGGACGGGAACTTATACCATGGTTCTCTCAAAGGCTGCATTCTTTCACAGGAAATACTTGGACTTTTATGCTCATATGTCTCCGTCGATTCAGAACTATGTTGCTAACGAGAG GAGTTGTGAAGACATCGCAATGTCCCTCCTCGTTGCTAATGTTACAGGTGCTCCTCCGGTATGGGTCAAAG GCAAAATCTATGAGATTGGGGCATCTTCCATTGGCAGTCTGA
- the LOC107491232 gene encoding glycosylinositol phosphorylceramide mannosyl transferase 1 isoform X1 encodes MSSVHVDIADDAAAAATDGFYSPAKQKAANRRPTVLTIQRARQTLCAAKVKLILAVLTFSFIIYVSSKLSSFMGWNPHYPSFVSSPSRGGYTVLINSWKQSSVLKQSVAHYASCRSVERIHVSWSGSEPPSEKLIARLNEIAVLKSEGAQKADFIFEVISGDQLASRFRPKSYPNTDAIFSVDDNVIVPCPSLDFAFSVWQTAPLSMVGFVPRTHSVNKEQNNVAYYIYEGWWSVWWTGTYTMVLSKAAFFHRKYLDFYAHMSPSIQNYVANERSCEDIAMSLLVANVTGAPPVWVKGKIYEIGASSIGSLRGRSRLRNKCLNDLISHYGSMPLVPTNFKAVSAKNEWLW; translated from the exons ATGTCCTCCGTCCACGTCGACATCGCCGACGATGCTGCCGCCGCAGCCACCGACGGTTTTTATTCTCCGGCCAAGCAGAAGGCCGCGAACCGCCGCCCCACCGTCCTCACCATCCAGCGGGCGAGGCAGACCCTCTGCGCCGCCAAGGTGAAGCTCATCCTTGCGGTTCTCACCTTCTCCTTCATCATTTACGTCTCCTCCAAGCTCAGCTCCTTCATGGGTTGGAACCCTCACTATCCTTCATTCGTTTCTTCTCCCTCAAG GGGTGGCTATACTGTGCTGATAAACAGTTGGAAGCAGAGCTCCGTCCTTAAACAATCTGTTGCTCATTATGCATCATGTCGTAGTGTTGAAAGAATACATGTGTCATGGAGTGGAAGTGAACCACCATCGGAGAAGCTGATAGCCCGTCTAAATGAGATTGCTGTTCTGAAGTCCGAGGGAGCTCAGAAAGCAGACTTTATATTTGAGGTCATTTCGGGAGATCAATTAGCCAGCAGGTTTAGGCCAAAAAGCTACCCCAACACTGATGCGATTTTCTCAGTTGATGACAATGTGATTGTTCCGTGCCCTTCTCTGGATTTTGCTTTCTCTGTCTGGCAAACTGCTCCATTGTCAATGGTGGGATTCGTTCCTCGAACACACTCAGTAAATAAGGAG CAAAATAATGttgcatattatatatatgaaggATGGTGGTCAGTTTGGTGGACGGGAACTTATACCATGGTTCTCTCAAAGGCTGCATTCTTTCACAGGAAATACTTGGACTTTTATGCTCATATGTCTCCGTCGATTCAGAACTATGTTGCTAACGAGAG GAGTTGTGAAGACATCGCAATGTCCCTCCTCGTTGCTAATGTTACAGGTGCTCCTCCGGTATGGGTCAAAG GCAAAATCTATGAGATTGGGGCATCTTCCATTGGCAGTCTGAGAGGGAGAAGCCGACTGAGAAACAAATGTCTCAACGATTTAATATCACATTACGGTAGTATGCCTCTTGTTCCGACTAATTTCAAAGCGGTTAGCGCTAAGAATGAATGGCTATGGTAg